In Arthrobacter sp. CJ23, the genomic window GGCAACAAGGCGAAATCCACCAGCCGTACCTCGCGCGTGCTCCAGGCAGTCCACATCCTGCCGGCCGGAACGCCGTCGAACTCCACAATGGCGTTTCCGTATCCGCCCCACAGGCCCGACCATTGCTGGTCCTGCGTTCGCTGCTGCATCTGCTGCAGCGCCGGAGGGAGGAACTCGCGCCCCGGCGCCGCGGAAATGAAGAGGCGGAGCAGGAAGGCGGCATCGCTTCCCTCGGGCGAACGGAAGCGAAGCTTGCCCAGCGCCGGGGCGGCACCGCCTAGTTCCGCGATGGGAAGATGCCTTCCAGAGCAATCACGTAGTTGAGCACCAGGGAAGGTTGGATGTTCTCGAACGGTAGCCCTGAACCGGCAGCCTGCGTCGGCGCCAGGCTCACGCCCGAGTCCGGGGGGCCGTATGAGCCGCCCGGAGCAGGTGCCATTCCCGCTGCGGGACGGTCCGTTGTTTCAGCCGTGGAAGCGAATGCTCCGCCATGGGTGTGCGGCGGCAGGTTTGAGGCCAACAGCTGAGTGGTTTCCTGTCCCAAGGTCTCGCCTTGCACATAACTGGACAGCCCGGGACCCTGACCGGAATGCAACGCCGCACGGCCCCGCAAGTCGGGGAGGGCAAAAGTGGATTGCCCGTTCCCGCCGTACATAGTACCGAGCAGGGAAAAGAGCGCCGTGTTCTGTGAGATCGACAGGAGTTGGCCATTGCAGTACGCCCAGCCGCGCGGCTCGAAGTTGAATCCAACAAGCCGGATTTCTCCGATGAACGGTTCACTCATGGGTCTGGTCCTTTGCTACTGGGGGCGTGAGATTGGCGCCCCGCCTGTCGATGACAGCGGTGGCTTTCGCGCCGCTGTGGGTGATGAAGAGTTGCACGGCACCGCTGCGAGGGTGGCTGATCTCCAGGGACTCAGTGGGAAGCTGGCCTCGAACCAGTCCAAAAGCCAGCCTGTACCGCTCGGCTGAATCCTCGAGCTCGCCAAGTCGTGCGTCCTGCCGAAGATCCGTCACATTCTCCAGCACGACGACGGCGGGACCGGCCTGCAGCTCTTGGCCCACCAGCGGCGTCCAGTTGGACATCGCGAAGACGTCCGGTTCGGAAGCCTGGGTCACCAGCGGATACGCGGCAGCGAAGACCACCGCGGCCGTGCCGCCCGTCAGCAGCGTCCTGCGGCTGAGTTTGTAGTTGCCCTTCATCGATCAGCCTGCGTTGAAGCCGAGTGAGAAACGAAGGTTCTTGACCGCAGCGCCGTTGGCGTGCGTCACCTTGATGCTCACACTTTGCCCCGCAGCAACTGCAGCAGTCGCTGCGGCATTGCTGCACGTCGTGGCCGCTGCTGCAACCGAACACGTCAGTGCTGTGTCGGTTCCCGCCACGACTACCGTGACGGTTACCGCCGGGCCGGTGCTGACGTTCGACGTCAGGCCCTTGAGCGTCCCGGACCTGGGCATGGTGATGGCGGCATCCGCTTCAGCCGGTGCGACTCCCGAGCTCCCCGAGAGCGGAAGGTAGCCGATGGTGTCGACAGGATCGATGAACCGCACCGATCCGGTGAAGACCGGCGGCGGCCCGTCAGCGCCCGGGGCGCCCTGGGCACCGGTTGCACCGGTTGACCCGGCGGCACCTTGGGCCCCGGTTGCGCCCGTGGCGCCTTGGGCACCGGCAGGTCCTTCGGGCCCAATCGGGCCCGCCGGACCAATCAACGATTGTCCGGTACCAGGCCAGGCCCCCGCCGACTTGGGGCCATAGATCCTGTAGTCAGAAAGGTTGAGATAGAAGTCGCCGTCCTTGCCAACGGAGGATATCGGCGCGCCCGCTCCACTGAGAATGCTGTTTCCGTCGGTTCCCGGCAGCCCATTGCTGCCCGTCGCGCCGGTGTCGCCCTTGGCGCCGGTGTCGCCCTTGGCTCCGGTGGCGCCCGTGTCGCCGGTGGCGCCCGTTGCGCCCGTCGCGCCGGTGTCGCCCTTGGCTCCGGTGGCGCCTGTTGCGCCGGTGGCGCCGGTTGCACCCGTTGCGCCGGTGTCGCCCTTGGCTCCCGTGGCGCCTGTTGCGCCTGTCGCACCCGTGTCGCCTGTGGCGCCGGTTGCCCCCGTGGCGCCGGTCGCCCCCGTGGCGCCTGTTGCTCCAGTAGCGCCGGCCGCGCCAGCCGCTCCTTGGTTCCCGTCAGTCCCGGCGGCACCGTCCGAGCCCGTGGCGCCGGTGTCGCCGTCGGCGCCGTTTTCACCCGGGTCGCCCTTTGGGCCTGCCGGACCTGCCGGACCTTGGGCTCCGGCAGCGCCGGAAGGACCCGCCCCGCCGGCCGCCGAGACATTGGCATCCTTGCCCCATGAGACCGCAATGGTGCCGTTGTCGCAGTTCTTCTTGTCAGTTCCCAACGAAACTGAACTAATGGTTCCCTGCTGGGTGTTGAGGCAGGCACTGAACGTACCGGAGTCAGCGCTGCCGTTGGAAGTGGTGCATCCTGTAGCGACAATGAGCAGCACCAATGCTGCGCTGGAAAGCCGGACCTTCCGGGACAGCGCAGAGCGCCTTTCCCGGGACTTGGATGCCAAAAAAGCAGGACTCACCCTGGACCCCCTAGAGACCATATTTGTAGTGAGGAATTCTGCCCCCAATACCGGCAGGTGACTGGCTGCCATGCTGCAATTCCTCCAAGTCCAGTCCAGGATGAACGTTAGCCGCGAGGCGCCGGAGGAACAAGGTTAAACGATAGTTTGCCCCGGCGTTACCCGGCGGCCGCTGCGGAACCGTTTGCGGCCCACAGCTCCGTGATGCTGACGTTCGCATGGCTGAGCAGTTCGCGGAGGGTGGAGATGGAGAGCCCGACGACGGCGTGCGGGTCGCCGTCCACCTTGCGGATGAAGGCCCCGCCCAGGCCGTCGATCGTGAACGAGCCGGCGCAGTGCAGCGGTTCGCCCGTGGCGATGTAGGCATCGATGTCGCCTTCGCTCATCTCGGCGAAATGGACGTCTGCGCTGGAGACCGCCCCCAGTGTGGCGCCGGTTCCCTCGGCCGTTTCTTCGGCGTCGTCCGTCTCGTCAAAGTCGGCTTCCGTGTCGCGGCAGTCCACAAGCCAGTGACCCGTGTGGAGGGTGCCCTTGGAGCCGCTCATGCGCAGCATCCGTTCCCGGGCCACCTCAGCCGTGTAGGGCTTGCCGTGGGATTCGCCGTCGAACTCGAAGACGGAATCGCAACCGATCACCAGGGCGCCCTCGGCCTCCGGCAGGGCGGCGACCGCCTCCGCCTTGGCCCGGGCCAGCAGCAGCGCGGTGTCGTGCGGGTCAGTAACGCCGTACCGCGCCTGGACTGCGTCCTCGTCCACATCGGACACCAGGACTTCGTGGTGGATGCCTGCCTCCGTGAGGAGCTTGGTGCGGGCGGGGGACTGGGAGGCCAGGATCAATCGGGTCACCGCTCAAGAATAGTATGCGCGCTGCCTGGGCTCCGGATTCCCTTCCGGCGGGAGCTCGAGCCGGAACCCGCAGCGGCAACGGAGGACCTTCGAGGGGCCGAGGTTTCCCGGTGGGTCCTGGAGCCGGGTGGCGGCATAGACTGCCGGCAGTTCGGGGGCCGACATTTTCATCGGCTCCCCGCAATGGAAGTAGTCCCCGTCGAAGTGGAGGACTCCGGAAACGATGCCCCGGTGGTCCATGATCGCTGCGGCCAGGTCGACCGCGACAGGGTGGGCGTAGAAGGAGTCGCACTCCAAGCACGTGTAGGACAGGTCCACCGCCTCGTGGCTCAATGGCCTGACCGGCGCGATGCCGTCCACCATGAGATGGGCGTCGCTTCGGCAGCCGGAGCACCAAGGCCGGCCCCGCGAACGATCGGCGTTGTCAGCGGCAGGGGTTGCGGAGATAGTCGTCATTCGCCATATTCCTCTTCATCGAGTGAATTGCGCGTTCAATGGCGCGGTGAGTGCCGAACTGTCGCTCAGGAGTACCAGTGCCACCCGGGCGGTGCCCAGCCGGTGGGGACCCGGTGACTGCCGGTTTCCCCGCACCTGACGCAGGTGTAGCTGGCTGACGGCGGCAGGAGCCCGCTTCCGTCCGTGGCGTAGACCTCCGGAATGTAGTCAAGGAAACTCAGTGAGGTGCCGGGGCCGCAGCGCCCGCAGGCCGGCGCCTTGGGCTGTCCCTCGGGCATGCGGTCATGGTCGGAAGGCCGGCGTCCGGCGTCTGCAAGAGTCATCTGTGTCCCTCGTATCCTCATCGCTCCCAGGCCACGCAACCGGCTCTGCCAGATCCCTGAGCCCCCGGATCTGAACGGATCCGGCGCCCTGCGACGAAGCAGCAGGCTCGCTGCGCTCCGACGGACAGGGCGGTTGGCGTGTGGTGGATCTCACCTTATGTCACGATTTGGTAAAGCGACACGCCCGAAGGAAAAGAGATAGTTAGCTATCAATTGCCTCGGGTGCTGTTCCCGCCCTGGGACACTAGCTCCTTCTCGGGGGTCTTGGTTCCCGTCCGGCTCAGGCTCGCACCCTCCACATCGACGTCGGGCAGGGTCCGGTCCAGCCAGCGCGGCAGCCACCAGGCCTTCTCGCCCAGCAGGTACATCACAGCCGGGACGATGGTCATGCGCACTACGAAGGCATCCACCAGCACGCCGAACGCCATGGCGAAGCCGAGCGGGCGGACCATGGTCAGGTGGCTGAAGATGAAGCCCGCGAACACGCTGACCATGATGATCGCGGCGGCCGTCACCACGGCGGCAGCGTGGCTGAAGCCGCTCCGGACGGCGTGCTTGGCGCTTTCACCGTGCATGAACGATTCGCGCATGCCGGAGGTGATGAAGACCTGGTAGTCCATGGCCAGGCCGAACAGGACGCCGATCAGGATGATCGGCAGGAAGCTCAGCACGGCGCCCGGGTTGGCGACGTCGAACACGGCGCCCAGCCAGCCCCACTGATACACGGCCACCACGGCACCGAACGCCGCGGCGAGCGAGAGCAAGAAGCCGCCCGTGGCGAGCAGCGGCACCACGATGGAGCGGAACACCAGCAGGAGCAGGATCAGTGACAGCCCGACGACGATCGCCAGGTAAGGGGGCAGCGCGGCGCCCAGCTTGGCTGAGACGTCGATGTTGCCGGCGGTCTGGCCCGTGAGCCCGATCGTGGCGCCCGTGGTGCCACGGATCTCCGCTCCCTTGGCGCGGAGCTCGGAGACAACCTGGACGGTGCTGGCGCTGGCGGGGCCTTCCTTGGGGATGACCTGGAACACGGCCGTGCGGCGGTCATCGCTGAGGGCGAGTGGAATGGCGGCAATGACGTTGTCCACGCTGCGGAGCTCGTCCGCGACGTCGAACTGCTTGTTCCTGGCCTCGTCTTCACTGAGGCCGGCGGGGAACTCGCCCACCACTACGATGGGGCCTGTCATGCCCTCGCCGAAGCTCCGGCGGGTGAGGTCGTAGGCCTTGAAGGCCTGCGAATCGACCGGTTCGGAGCCGCCGTCGGGCAGGGCGAGCCGCAGCTGCGCCGCCGGAAGCGCCAGGACGCCCAGCAAAACGACGCCGGCCAGCAGTGCGGTCCACGGGTGGCGAGTCACCAGCCCGCCCCAGCCACCGCTGCTGCGCTTCTCGTCGCGTTCCAGGTCCGCGGCCGCATGGCCGGGTTCGGCGTTGTGGCGTTCAGCCTTGGCCCAGGCCCGCTTGGAGATCAGCCTGCGGCCGATAAGTGAGAGGACGGCGGGGGTCAAGGTCAAGGACACGACGACGGCGACTGCCACCGTTGCGGCGGCGGACAGGCCCATGACGGCCAGGAACGGGAGTCCGGGCACCACGAGCGCGGCGAGCGCGATGACCACGGTGAGGCCGGCGAAGAGCACGGCGTTGCCTGAGGTGCCGGTGGCGAGGGCCGCCGATTCCTCGGGGTCCATGCCGGCGAGCAGCTGCCCTCGGTGGCGGTTGACGATGAAGAGTGAGTAGTCGATCCCGACGGCCAGGCCCAGCATGAGGGCCAGCATGGGCGAGATGGAGCTCATGTCCACCACGCCCGTCAGGGCGAAGGTCCCGCCGACGCCCACGGCGACGCCGATGAGGGCCATTAGCAGCGGCAGTCCGGCGGCAATGAGTGTTCCCAGCATGACGATAAGGGCCAGGGCCGCGACGGCGATGCCGACGATTTCCGAGACGCCGAACAACTGCGAGACGTCCTCGGTGATTTCCTTGCTGGCCAGCGCCGTGACGCCTTCGGAGGAGACGCCGTGCACGATGTCCTGGACCTGCTGGCGCACGGCCGGGGTCAGGCCGTTGATGGAGGTCTTGAACTGGACCTGGGCGATGGCGGCCTTG contains:
- a CDS encoding MMPL family transporter; its protein translation is MALLLYRLGTFSYRHRWLVISLWLAVLLGVGGAAAAFHGTMSNNFQIPGTETQQMLDKLKKELPESSGGSAGIVFEAGEAGFTPAGKAAVGAALKELRTLPDVQGTVDPFETQAQLDAAPAEISAAEAKLAAGQAELEAARTQLAGGQAQLAAAEQQMAAAGLPAEAIQAQLAPQRAQLAEGQAKLDAGAKEAADGAAALALGKRQLTASEGMRFVSADGKAAIAQVQFKTSINGLTPAVRQQVQDIVHGVSSEGVTALASKEITEDVSQLFGVSEIVGIAVAALALIVMLGTLIAAGLPLLMALIGVAVGVGGTFALTGVVDMSSISPMLALMLGLAVGIDYSLFIVNRHRGQLLAGMDPEESAALATGTSGNAVLFAGLTVVIALAALVVPGLPFLAVMGLSAAATVAVAVVVSLTLTPAVLSLIGRRLISKRAWAKAERHNAEPGHAAADLERDEKRSSGGWGGLVTRHPWTALLAGVVLLGVLALPAAQLRLALPDGGSEPVDSQAFKAYDLTRRSFGEGMTGPIVVVGEFPAGLSEDEARNKQFDVADELRSVDNVIAAIPLALSDDRRTAVFQVIPKEGPASASTVQVVSELRAKGAEIRGTTGATIGLTGQTAGNIDVSAKLGAALPPYLAIVVGLSLILLLLVFRSIVVPLLATGGFLLSLAAAFGAVVAVYQWGWLGAVFDVANPGAVLSFLPIILIGVLFGLAMDYQVFITSGMRESFMHGESAKHAVRSGFSHAAAVVTAAAIIMVSVFAGFIFSHLTMVRPLGFAMAFGVLVDAFVVRMTIVPAVMYLLGEKAWWLPRWLDRTLPDVDVEGASLSRTGTKTPEKELVSQGGNSTRGN
- a CDS encoding nucleoside triphosphate pyrophosphatase translates to MTRLILASQSPARTKLLTEAGIHHEVLVSDVDEDAVQARYGVTDPHDTALLLARAKAEAVAALPEAEGALVIGCDSVFEFDGESHGKPYTAEVARERMLRMSGSKGTLHTGHWLVDCRDTEADFDETDDAEETAEGTGATLGAVSSADVHFAEMSEGDIDAYIATGEPLHCAGSFTIDGLGGAFIRKVDGDPHAVVGLSISTLRELLSHANVSITELWAANGSAAAAG
- a CDS encoding phage tail protein — encoded protein: MSEPFIGEIRLVGFNFEPRGWAYCNGQLLSISQNTALFSLLGTMYGGNGQSTFALPDLRGRAALHSGQGPGLSSYVQGETLGQETTQLLASNLPPHTHGGAFASTAETTDRPAAGMAPAPGGSYGPPDSGVSLAPTQAAGSGLPFENIQPSLVLNYVIALEGIFPSRN